AAATATTCTCATTCTGGCATGGCGCCATCTGCTGGCCATGTTGAGGACACACGCCATCTGCAGCAGGAAAAGGCTGCACACGTCAACAGAGGCTGCTGAGGTGCTGCCCGGACGCAGCAGGTTGAGGGGCCACACGTCGATGATCCTCTCAGCCCCGTCCATCTTGGTCCCCATGCTCTCCCCCTGCAGCTGGAAGAAGTAGCGGCCCAGACACACGTTCTTACTCATCTTGATGGCATCCGAGATGATTCCCACATACTCCTCTGGCGTGAGCCAGCGTGGGCTCTCCACATGGCGGACTGGAGGGAAGTGGGCTTGCAGGGAGGGCAGATCTACACCAAAATCATCCCCTCCGGCCTCTTCTGACTCATAGAAGGCAGGGTCTTGGAGGAAGTAGTCCTCAGGGGTGCAACTGTCGTAGAACCCCAAGACCAGAGTGTTGGGCTTCATGCCGCCTTGAAGAGGTAAAGAGTGGAGGAGGATAATCAAATGGATTAAAGAGTACATTGGAGTACATTAAAGAGTACATTGGAGTACATTAAAGAGTACATTGCTTGACGGGTTAAACTGTTTTATGTTCCATTTTCCAAAGTAGTAATATTAtttttaatacagtatgtcaTTGCTCTTTACGACACAGTTGTGTGTGAAGAGGAGGAAAACAACAAACAATGATCCAGAATGGTAAATAGGAGGTTGTGTGACTCACCCAGGCCAGTGATGCGCAGCAGATGCTGTGTGCCCTGCCtcacagaggaggacagagtcAGGTCCACAAAGGCCTTCACCCCCAGCTTATCCACCAGACTCAACCAGAAGTTATACTGCTGCTGGACAGGGTCAGAGGGCAGGGTGTCTGAAACAGAAGAGAGGCTGGAATGGCTGGATTCCCAAACGAGAGCAGAGCCAAACTAGTTTCCCTTAAGTTTTCTATGGGGTCTGAAATGATTGACacacttgataaagatgagcaaaaatgactgAATAAAACAGATAATTCATATtcctacactgagtatacaaaacacctctttccatgacatagactgaccaggtaaatccaggtgaaagctatgatcccttattgatgtcattatTGGAGACAGATTTTAAGATATTACAAGGGTCATTTATACAGCTGAAACTTGTTTTAAAtgcaaacaaaacacattttatgaTTTTTAATAGGTGAAGAAAGTTGGTTAAAAATACACTTGCACTTACAAGCTTAGGTGGTTTTCGAATGAATCAGGTCTCTGCATATAAATACTTAGGGATATGGTTGGATGATAAACTGTCTTTTAAAATGCATATTGATGAACTTTGTAAACGGCTATAAATCAAGCGTGGCTTcctctatagaaacaggacatgtttgttcTCGACAAATAAAAGACAAATTATGCAAGCTGCTTTTATGTCTGTTATAGATTATGGGGATATTATTTACATGCATGCTACGGCATCAATACTTAAATCGCTGGATGCTACTTGTCATTGCGCACTTAGGTTTATTACGGGTGCTAGCTACAGTACTAACCACTGTGTTCTATATCAAAATGTGGGTTGGACTTCGCTGTCCGTGAGATGAGAACAACATGCTCTCGTGTTTTTCTATAAAGCACTTCTGAATAAACTACCTTATTTATAATCACTCAtcaatattagaattagaattccTAAAATCAGGTCTCAAGCATGGACTATACTTGAGGCCCATGGGATTTCCACAGAGTTGGGTATGGCTGCCTTTTCCTGTTATGCTCCTTGCCCATGGAATAGCCTGCAGACTAAAGTTCAACTTGAGACTCTTGTCCTCCTTGCCCATTTCAAATATTTATTGGAggatttgtatttttgtattgctTGTAACTGTTTCAGGTAATACAAGTTATTatgctgttaggggaataacctatGCAAATGTAATAATCTGTTTGTCTTGTTTAGTTTCTTAATCATTGTACCTAAACTGTATGTGTAAACATGTATACacagggcccagctgtaaaagagaccttggtctcagtctgtgttcctcATTGAACTAAAGGTATAATAACTTGTTAAATCCCATTCAAAtcactgtagatgaaggggagataggttaaataaggatttttaaacctcaagacaattgagacatggattgtgtatgtgtgccattcagagggtgaatgggcatgataaaagatttaagtgcctttgaacagggtatgatagtaggtgccaggcgcaccggtgtGTGTCAAGGACTGAAATGCTGCTGGATTTTTGATGCTCAACTGTGTGtatgaagaatggtccaccacccaaaggacatcagcAAAtttgtgggaagcattagagtcaacatggggcagcatccctgtggaacatttgccaccttgtagaatccatgccctgatgaattgaggctgttctgagggcaaaaggagttCCTAATATTTGGTATACTCAGTTTACATTTTATGCTCCCCAGAAAATTGGTAAATTATAGCATTTTAAACTAATGCAATTGCTCAGATGGTAGGGGTCAATATGATTGACACCACTTTTTTCAATGCCTGACCTTGTGACCTTTTCAATGAGCCTTTTCtcaaaatgttttatgagttggagaacactttagaagggatcttagaccattcctccatacagaacatTGTTATCCTTCGTCTGTGCTTATGGACtcccctcttcaattcaaaccacaggtttccAATGGGTTTCAAGTCTGGCGACTGAAAAGACCAtggcaaaatgttgattttgtggtcaattaacaaTTTCTTTGTAGGTACTGTTGTGTGCTCTGGGTTACTGTCATGCTGGATGATCCGCAAGCGGTCAAGGTTCAGCCTctgtcctggtactgggtaaagtttatgatgccattgaccttaacaagggccccacaACCACATTTTAAAGTAGATTTGGGTTTCTTTTCTGCTTATGCATTCTTATTATGAAGCCAAACCCACCACTAGTGTGCATTGCCTAAAAGCTAGATTTTTATGTCATCTGACCgtttccaatccaagtgccaatgtcatttagcaaactccaggtGTTTACATTTGTTGGATAACATAAAAATAGAGCAGCTCTTAGCATTAGTATAGAATAATTTTTttggagcatacaatatagctcagtatttgaactatttattttatacagtatgtgttgcaCATCTTTTagcaagggtgtcaatcattttggaCCCCAGAAATATCACACTCCGATTACTCCTTTTGTAATCAAATAGTGGAAGCTTTAGGTTTCATGCAGTcataacaattacaagcatttaTTGTAAGAACCATATGATACCACTGGTACCAGAACCCCAGTCACCGTCCCTATAATGTTACCCAGATCTCCCAGCTTCACGTGTCCCAGCACAAACAGGCCGCCCTTCTTCAGCTGATTGACAAAGTTGATGAGCTGGCAGGAGGAGCGAGGGTTGGCCACCATCAACAACACCTGGGGCCTCCAGAACTTCACATGGTCCTTCCTCACGTCCAGCATCAGCAGATACTTACGCACCTacaggagagggggaatgggggaAAGTAGATTCAAAGCACCAAGAATGACAGCGGTGACACATCACAGGGTCCTGTTTAGTGGGGAACACCATAGCAAAATATTTTGCATCAGAAAACCTACATCTGTTTTCTAAACTGAACACCTTCAGATAGTTCTTCACCGTTTCAAAATGTTTCCTCcctgctgaacatgacccaggaacTGGCCCATGAGCGCATTTTTGCTTTGGTACAAGTAtatgcgtgtggtgtgtgtgcgcacgtctCCATGTGTGGGTACCTGATGGAAGATGAGAGCCTGGCTGATGTATCCCCAGCTGCTGGTGGGTGATCTGTAGTGCAGGAATAGCAACAGCAGCAAGAGGAGGATGATGCTGGCTGAAGAGTAGACAGGATTAATCACAAACATCATCACCAGACAGCTCAGAATGCCCAGCAGACATGTGTGCCAGGAGAACACCTGGAAGGTGGGCCTAGGGAGATAGAATGGCAAGGGAAACCGGGGAAAGGTGAAAGACAGGTAAAAACTAGACTGGACAATGATGGTCAAAAGAATTCCAGATAAACGCTACTTCACTAAGGACAACGACATCCAAACACAAAAAGAGGAACATCAGCGCAAGGTCATTGTCTTCTTTTTTTTATCGGATTGTACAGCATGAAACTAGGATCTGATTACCTGAAGTTGGGGGCCGATGCCCATTCCAGAGCCAGACAGGCCAAGTCGACAGCAGCATAGGCCAGGAGGTAGAACACTGTCACAAGGCCAGCTATTGCATTAAGTTGGCCTGCAAACACCACACACTGCAACACAGTCACACCAAAGACACTGTCTCAGAGCCTGTTTAAAATGCCAAAAGTAGCACTCCACAGCTCAATACAATACACCCATTTCCTCTCATCACCTGTGCCAACCCCCAGGTGTACAGCACTGCCACCCATGGGTTACCAGAGCTGGAAGTGATAGCAGCAGGAGCCAATGGAAAACCTATGGGTAACATCAACATTACATCACCATTATGCTCCTTATTCTATGTCCTTTACTCTGTTACTCTTTGCGAAACAATTTCAACAACATCCTTACCAAACAGCTGGTCCAGTGCAAGGGCATGGAGGATCCGGGATGCCCCAATCAGAGAGCACATGGCTGCTGATAGGGCGGAACAGTAGATCCCAATGGTTACAAATGGCGGCCAGATGTTTATACGCTGGAAGAACCCGTAATCCTGAACCAACAGGGTCCTAAACAAAATATGTTAATTAGTTAACTATTTTTAAGTATATAGAAGCTACAGTCAATTATGAGCAAATTAGGGATGACAGAGTTCCCACCACTCCCAGCCTCATCCATTCAGACCTTTCACATGTGGAGCTGGCCAGGATGAAGAGCAGGACATAGACTATGCAGGTGTAGAGGACTGCAATAATGGTGCCTTTGGGAATGGCAGCACTGGGGTTCTTCAGCTCTCCTACAGAGAACAGATTAAGGGAAAGACATGTCAAGTTTGAGTCTGTATGTGAAGCTTAATAAGATGTTAACTAACGGAGCTAAAATATTCCATTACCTTTAGTCAGAATGCATATGGCACAGGTAAAGTAACAGCTACACTGAGTATAAAAAACTTTAagaactgctctttccatgacagactgaccaggttaatccaggtgaaagctatgatccatgattgaggtcacttgttaaatccacttaaatcagtgtagatgaagggaaggggaCAGCTTAAAGATTGACTTTCaaggttgtgtatgtgtgccattcagagggtgaatgggaaagacaaaagatttaagcgcctttgaacagggtatgatagtaggtgccaggtgcaccagtttgtgtcaagaactgcaacactgctgggtttcaccctcaacagtttcccgtctgtatcaagaatggtccaccacccaaaggacatcctgccaacttgacaacttgtgggaagcattggagtcaacataggccagcatccctgtggaatgctttagacaccttgtagagtctatgccctaacgaattgaggctgttctgagggcaaaagggggggggTATATGATGCGTGTGGAGAGTACCTGACATGTTGGCTCCGGCCATGATTCCGGTACAGCTGGTGAACATGACAGCGAACACGGAAGCGAATGACATTACTTTACCGGTGCTATAGTCCACAGTGTAGCTCGCTGAAGAGGAAAAAGAGGAAGAACACTGTTGCTATAACAGCTCTCTTTCAAACCATAAAACTAACAACTCTATACATGTACAGTTTCACCTCCCCATCAAGGCTTACTATGCCTATAATGCATCTGAAATATGACTCCAGCCAGACAGTACTCACAGCCCAGGTTGTCCCTCAGTGTTGTGCCGTTGAAGCCTGTGTAGCTGGCATTGTAGGTGAGGGTATGGTTGCCAGGGCCCtggtgggagatgaggaagtTTAGGGGCGTGGTCAGCGCCAGGGGGCTGATGTAGATGGACAGCAAGGAGATGGTCACCACCAGCAGGATGAGAAAGGAGGTGCGGGCGAAGATGTGGGCGCCCACTAGGCACACCAACAGAACCAGCAGGAGAACTATGGAAGAGTACAGCACTGTGTACCAGTATCCCTGGGGAAGCACCCGCAATGCAGAGGAGGACGCTAGAGTGGGAGGTGGACAAAGAGGACAAGATAAAACACTGGGTGGAATGACTCATTTGAATGCATGTGGCACCAACATTCTAAGAAATATTATATAGAATTTGTTTTCAGCAGAAGTACAAAATCTTGGCATGCATGCTTGGAATTTTAAGTATTAGGGCTTAAACTAGTAATTATAGAATGTCAAGACTAACCTGGATCCTGACCAAATATGTCAAGTATGGCCTCTACCAGACCAAGCACATACACTCCACACGCGCACACCTTGGCAAGGAAGAACATGAGGCCAATGCTTCCTCCAAACTCTGGGCCCAACGATCGACTGATCATGACTGGCAGACATTAGGTCAAGGGGTTAAATATTACTGATCTGGTGGGCTTCATTAACAAAGGTTAGCAAAGTCACTCGGCTCAGCTGGTTAAATCACATGATGCACACCAGCTGTTGTCATCAGTGTATTCAGATTCTGTAATCCAAAACACTTATCTTCTATCTTTTTGACTACAAAACATAAACACCCGCTGGCACTATGATGATGTTAGGGTGGTTCTGGCCATGGTGAATATGGGGTTGAAAATTGATGAAATTTCCTGTTAGAGATATAAGGGCTAGAATTGTCTATAAAATAATGTGGCATCAAGTTTGACTAGTAAGGACTTTTAAAAACTTCACTTATACTTCAGACCAATACACATTTGCAAAATAcaataccttcagaaagtattcacacctcgtTACTTTTTCGacattgttgtgttacagcctgaatttaaaatggattatattGAGATTTTTGTCGTCATtggctacacacaataccccataatgtcaaagtgaaattgtttttagaaatgtttacaaatgaataaaaactgaaaagctgaaatgtcttgagtcaataagtattcaacccctttgttagagcagttcaggagtaaaaattagCTTAAcaaaataagttgcatggactgtgtgcaataagtgtttaatgtaatttttttatgactgcctcatctctgtaccacacacatacagataattgtaaggtccctctgtcgagtagtgaatttcaaacacagattcaaccacaaagaccagagggCTGCCGTGCTTCTAGCGCTTATGAAAAAATCTAAATACTTttctgtgttatttcttacattattagcccagataTATTTTGGTGTTATtgcatacagccgggaagaactattggatatcagagcggcggtaactcaccagcactaCCAGAATTACGACCAAGAATACGACTTTCCAGAATCGGATACTCTGTTCGTAgcccccagggcaattgaactgattccagggGCCGATCCAAAACACCGCTGGAGGAGGATATGTACTCGGAGTGGTCTTCCCGTCCGACTAAGGAGGtgcacacaccacccaccgcttcagaGTATATTACCCGCTAATGTTCAGTCTGGATAATAAAGAGCTCAGGGAGAGGATTTCTTTCCAGAGAAACATAAGGGATTGTAAACATACTCTTTTTCACGAAAACATGactctctcgggatatactgtctgaGTCCGTTCAGCCAGTTGGGTTCACAATtcatcgcgcagacaggaataaatatctctccaggaagaagaagggcgggggtatATGTTTCAAGAagaactactcatggtgtgattgtgataacatactgACATTCAGCAAATCTGATcaagactccattttgctcctcacTTACTATAGGTAGGTAGAAActcaaaacaggaagtacccatgctaaggactattcaacgctggtctgaccaatcggaatccacgcttcaagattgttttgatcacgcagactgggatatgttccaggtagtCTCCGAGAACAATATTGACGAATGCACTGACGGTGACTGAGTTTATTAGGGAGTGTTTgcgagatgttgtacccactgtgactaatAAAACtaaccccaaccagaaaccatggagaGTTTGCAGCATTCACAAAAAACTGAAAGCTCGAACCATCatatttaaccatggcaaggtgactgggaatatggctgaatacaaacagtgtagttattccctctgtaaggcaatcaaacaggcaaaacgtcagtatagagacaaagtggagtcgcaatttcAATGGCTCAAACCTGaaacatatgtggcagggtctatagaaaatcacggactacaaagggacaCCGAactcttgcttccggacaagttAACACcgtcgcccgctttgaggataacagtgCCACCGACGAggcccgctaacaaggactgtgggctctccttctccgacgtgagtaagacatttaagcgtgttaaccctcgcaaggctgccggcccagatgacatccctagccgtgtcctcagagcatgcgcagaccaactggctggagtgtttacaaacatattcaatctctccatttcccagtctactgtccccacatgcttcaagatgtccaccattgttcctgtacccaagaatgaaaaggtaactgaactgaatgactatcgccccgtagcactcacttctgccatcatgaagtgatttgagagactagtcaaggatcatatcaccttacctgctaccctagacccacttcaatttccttaccaccccaatagatccacagacgatgcaatcgcaatcacactgcacactgccctgtcccatctggacaaaaggaatacctatgtaagaatgctgttcattgactatagctcagcattcaacaccatagtaccctccaagctcattaagcttgaggccatGATTCTGAACCccgcctgtgcaactgggtcctggacatcctgacaggccgcccccaggtggtgaaggtaggagaAAACAAGGATGcgtgcttagccccctcctgtactccctgttcacccatgactgtgtggccacgcacgcctccaactcaatcaagtttgcagacgacaacagtagtaggcttgattaccaacaatgacgagacagcctacagggaggagctttggtgccaggaaaataacctatcacccaacgtcaacaaaacaaattctaggTTAttttggacttcaggaaacagcagaggaagaaccccccctatccacattgacgggacagcagtggagaaggtggaaggattccttggcgtacacatcactgacaaactgaaatggtccacccacacagacaatgtgGTGAAAAAGGCGCAAcagcttggcacctaaaaccctcagacttttacagatgcactattgcgagcatcctgtcgggctgtatcaccgcctgctaCGGCagctgcaccgcccgcaaccgcagggctctccagagggtggtgctgtcTGCCCAATAcatcaccgggagcaaactacctgccctccaggacacctacaggaaggtcaaaaagatcatcaaggacaacaaccacccaagccactgcctgttcacgccGCTATAATCCAGAAGgaaaggtcagtacaggtgcatcaaagcttttacagctgggaccgagaggaccgagagactgaaaaacagcttctagctCAAGGCCATCAGGCTGTTGCATAGCCACCACTACCACATtcgaggctgctgccctatatacatagacttggaatcactggccactttaataatggaacactcgtcattttaacttcactagggtagggggcagcattcggaatgttggatgaaaagcgtgcccaaattaaactgcctgctactcaggcccagaaaaataggatatgtatataattagtagatttggatagaaaacactctaaagttagcaaaactgttaaaataatgtctgcgagtataacaaaactgatatggcaggcaaaaacccaaggaaaatccaaccagggagtactattattttgaaaggctgtttttccattgaaagcctattcATACAAAGAGTTCATGAGCTCTATGGCTTCTTCTACATctggccagtctttaggcattgtttcaggatTTTAATCTGAAAAATTAGGAGATACAGCACTTTCAATCAGTGGCCAGTGGAAATTTCCAGATATCAACCATGCGCCTGATCGGGAATGCACCTTTCTTGTTTCTCTTTTTCTATTGAtgaagcttttgtccggttgaaatattattgattatttatgagAAAAACAACCGGAGGATTGAGTTTAAACATCGTTTGGCATGCTTCTActaacttttattgtactttaaaaaaatgttttatctggACTTAGTGCACGTGCCTTGAGCATTCAGATTACTGGACAAAACGCGCGAACAAAAAGGACGTTTTTAAGtcataaagagggacattatcaaacatttattgtctaacatggagacctgggaatGCCACCAGATgaatatcatcaaaggtaagtgattaattttaataCTATTGCTGACTTGTGAGTCCTCTcattggctggaaaatggctgtatgggttTCTATGGCTAGGTGCTgaactaacataattgcaaagtgTACTTTtgcagtaaagcctttttgaaatctgacacagaggtTGCATTTACAAGAAGTGCATCTTTAAgaaggtgtataatacttgtatatgtttgaggaattttaattgtgggatttctgttgttttgaatttggtgccctgcaatttcactggctgttgtcaaggtGGGACGCTAGCTTGTACCAGAGAgattaatcatgtttacatattttgcattacccATCTCCAGTGGCGTGTAAATcatagcatgtaaatcttggtgcaAGACAAACATTTTGTGGGATGCATTCcaacaaagccactacacaacaggaaacaatacagtgcgttctcagccccctcctgtacttcctgttcacctacgactgtgtggccatgcacgcctcaaactcaatcatcaagtttgcagacgtcacaacagtggtaggcttgattacca
The sequence above is a segment of the Oncorhynchus gorbuscha isolate QuinsamMale2020 ecotype Even-year linkage group LG16, OgorEven_v1.0, whole genome shotgun sequence genome. Coding sequences within it:
- the LOC123999301 gene encoding solute carrier family 12 member 9-like, with amino-acid sequence MSNEHAPLLAHGVCGLSVDTAVCGMGGSEGTGEASTPNAVPRKLNTFFGVIVPTVLSMFSIVLFLRTGFVVGHAGLLQGLVMLLVAYIIISLTILSICAISTNGAVQGGGAYFMISRSLGPEFGGSIGLMFFLAKVCACGVYVLGLVEAILDIFGQDPASSSALRVLPQGYWYTVLYSSIVLLLVLLVCLVGAHIFARTSFLILLVVTISLLSIYISPLALTTPLNFLISHQGPGNHTLTYNASYTGFNGTTLRDNLGSSYTVDYSTGKVMSFASVFAVMFTSCTGIMAGANMSGELKNPSAAIPKGTIIAVLYTCIVYVLLFILASSTCERTLLVQDYGFFQRINIWPPFVTIGIYCSALSAAMCSLIGASRILHALALDQLFGFPLAPAAITSSSGNPWVAVLYTWGLAQCVVFAGQLNAIAGLVTVFYLLAYAAVDLACLALEWASAPNFRPTFQVFSWHTCLLGILSCLVMMFVINPVYSSASIILLLLLLLFLHYRSPTSSWGYISQALIFHQVRKYLLMLDVRKDHVKFWRPQVLLMVANPRSSCQLINFVNQLKKGGLFVLGHVKLGDLDTLPSDPVQQQYNFWLSLVDKLGVKAFVDLTLSSSVRQGTQHLLRITGLGGMKPNTLVLGFYDSCTPEDYFLQDPAFYESEEAGGDDFGVDLPSLQAHFPPVRHVESPRWLTPEEYVGIISDAIKMSKNVCLGRYFFQLQGESMGTKMDGAERIIDVWPLNLLRPGSTSAASVDVCSLFLLQMACVLNMASRWRHARMRIFLCVEAESSDQSWVVKEETFRELLRKLRIRASIKIVPWDSVVQLYGQKQTQDTELGELGLTRPAPALSEDFLSAVNCLLMEHSAQAAVRFLYLPRPPTHSGQSQQYLSQLEAVTHGLGPTLLIHGLTPVTCTEL